The nucleotide window CACGTTATCATTCCTCAGTTGTCCAAGCATGGTTGTCTCTTGGGCAGAGATGCATCCACAAGggaaagagaaccagacccaccttcattccgactgccagcacacctggactcacagcaggcacagacctcatggtcaccatacagctcctcccacctggaggagaggaggacaggtgaggcctccacctggcatgtcccagagcaccctcagcaggctccttgcagaagtacctcttagcctccctgttgtaggtgcaggacttggcccctggtgttgctttagcaggagccacagccatgacacagtgcatgtacagctcagtcacttcatgctgcaagagggaaggtcacagcattaagggatcaaggccaatagagggacagagaaagaccttctgccatcagtgaaAGCAAGCTGGCAGCTAtaggcactacagctgccacagtctggttcacatctagatcatggatgAAAAAGCAGACAATGGATCAGTAGAGCGAGAAGGCGGAGCAGCCATTGAGAGCagtaccttcctggacagcttcttctggaagaggaaggcatcaattgtgaagtggagcacatccttctgcttggaggggacaaacctggacaggcagccatctgccttgctgtccaccatgcacctggggacaaggacaaggatgaacccctgcaggctctcagggctcctgcccacctcccctcccagaaggggccgtaccccaagttgtcgatcacggggaaacggggctgggagtgctggtctggtttctccgttacgtaacacgagtggatgtacagcctctgctccgctgtggcaaagtaggcagtggcctggaagtacatgggctgacccaggaagtactcatccttaggagagagccggacccagtgggctggagagagagagaggcagcatcacacctgcacacagcaccccctgcaggcaggaggagccactcgctcaaggagcttacagttggtggtgagcagcacaaagctgtgtttgttcttcaggtccttgaagaaggtccttctcctggcccacgtggggacatagccaaccttgtaggagtagtggaacctgcaggacagaggggatgaggggcttctggacactttcccagcggcttctcagcagcagcagagccctgcctacctgttgtaggagcacttgaccggcacagagaagggaatgaagcgatgcacaggtgcactggaggagggcggggcatagcggagagtgttggagtacaccaggcggccctggacaacctgcagggtcacagaggaagggatATTCCCAGGAAAGGCAACCCCGATACTGGCCCTACAGCTCACATCGATACACTGCCTGTAGATGAAGAGCCGCTTACCGATCGCTCGGTGCCGCACTCGTGAAGCCcgtagatgaagtagaagtaactgcgtgtggttcggctgacgctgcagttgcccaaggtcacctccgatggccgacagctgaagccgaacaggagccgactgaccctcacgtacatcctgctggagtcgcaccacacggccactcctcgggtgcccccgatggccgggcgagccggctgccgccctccctggggaggaaacaggacgctcttgatgtaggcgggtaaggggcggctgccggcttcgggcttcatcttctccttgtcgAAGTAGGGCGAGTACGCGTCTCTGGACACGGGAAGGCGGCGAAAGTCGGGAGCCAAGGTCTGCGAGTCGTTCTCGATTGCAGACATGTCTTCTGAGGGCGCATCTGCCAGGTTCAAATCCTCCGACTGGGCTGCGTCTTCAGGAGCAGGGAGGTCGGCCTGGAGAGCTAATTcccgagagtcccagccagccggcccggcggagatcagtgcggggagcccggcccctgcgcacaggcacagcacaaaGAGAAACGAGCGCATTGCCAAATTGATGTCCCACTAAACTGCTACAGAAGTAAGACACATAAACCACCAAACTgtgaccggggtaaagttagcttgaagttcgaaaacgattttggcacgcctgtagcgctttttgtaattgaaatttgtaattgaaattttcaaaaactatattgaaaatactactgacagcaggaagattaaaatattctttactcagcagcttattaaaaacagctcccacgatgttcaaaccgattttttacacagaacactgacacatagAAAGGTTTATAAGGttctgggggctgtctggt belongs to Lepisosteus oculatus isolate fLepOcu1 chromosome 14, fLepOcu1.hap2, whole genome shotgun sequence and includes:
- the LOC138242688 gene encoding zona pellucida sperm-binding protein 3-like is translated as MRSFLFVLCLCAGAGLPALISAGPAGWDSRELALQADLPAPEDAAQSEDLNLADAPSEDMSAIENDSQTLAPDFRRLPVSRDAYSPYFDKEKMKPEAGSRPLPAYIKSVLFPPQGGRQPARPAIGGTRGVAVWCDSSRMYVRVSRLLFGFSCRPSEVTLGNCSVSRTTRSYFYFIYGLHECGTERSVVQGRLVYSNTLRYAPPSSSAPVHRFIPFSVPVKCSYNRFHYSYKVGYVPTWARRRTFFKDLKNKHSFVLLTTNSHWVRLSPKDEYFLGQPMYFQATAYFATAEQRLYIHSCYVTEKPDQHSQPRFPVIDNLGCMVDSKADGCLSRFVPSKQKDVLHFTIDAFLFQKKLSRKHEVTELYMHCVMAVAPAKATPGAKSCTYNREAKRWEELYGDHEVCACCESRCAGSRNEGTRSLVTSSRVAVAPVEAPLDVGADWTEDEEGDPQSCSEDAESTSEDVEGADDFGDVGQWTGA